The Salmo salar chromosome ssa02, Ssal_v3.1, whole genome shotgun sequence genome segment GATCAACCCCATGGTCATAGAAGGATCAAAAGTGTGGAATTTGCTAGATGCCTCATGAAATCGTTAAGGATCGTGACACTCTGAATCAAACGACGAAACCTGAAATGTTTTGACCAGGTGAGTTGTTAACAAAAAAAATCCCACATAACAGTTCAGAAGTATTTCCATATTTTAAAAGGGATTAAGTGACAGACGGAGACAAAAGtagcaacaacaacaggtagcCTAGACACAGGCAGTTTGTCAAGATTGTATAATAATCatctttactttttttttttatctacatAAGACACTGAAAAATCAAGACAATGAAAAATAAGCGACAACTACCAAAATAAGAAAAAAGACCAAACAAGCTAAATCTGATGCATTGGTTATGGAGGCTTACCTGCTCCTCCTGCGTCGACTGTAGCGGTGGCAGTCGTAGGCATAGTGCCCCCGCTCACCACACTCATAGCACTTGTCGTTGGAGTCAAAGGGCCGGTTGGTGGGCGCACGCTCGTACCGAGATCGCCGCGGCATCCCTGTAGATAATTCAACTCGAACTCGAGATCCAGAAATTAACCTGAAAGACAGTCAGTTCAACATTAAGCAAATTGCACAATGGCATAGTTTACTTTAAAAAGAGGACATGAGGAAACCCATCTAAAGCTTAACAAGCATTTAGGAACATGCCTAAAGTGATTCATCTGGATATCAGCAAATGAGTAACAAGAGCATACCAGCTACCTGCTTACTGTCTACTGATAGATGTCCCTAAACCAATAAAATGCATCAATATTGGCAAAGAGCAAATTACATTATTGACTGGCAAACGTCAACAACACTGGTGCCCTCTGAGCCCTTTCAGCTTGTAGGTCTTGGAGAGTAGGCTAAACTTGGGGGCGAAGTCTGGAGTCTTGAGGTACCACTTACTTGCCGTCAAGGCCACGGACCGCATCTTCTGCATCCCGGGTGTCTTCAAACTCCACAAAGGCAAACCCTGGTGGGTTCCTAGCAATCCACACTGTTCTCAAGGGTCCATAATACCCAAACGCCCGCTCTAGCTCTCCTTTCCCTGCACCAGTGCCCAGGTTACCGACGTAAACCTTAGCGTCTGCAAAGGAAAAATAGAAAGAGGTGCCACCACTGCTGCAACTCACTGATTCTGTTCTGAGAGGACTTTGATTTCCCACTCCCCTAAGCTCAGTATCAAAAGTAACTGCAGAAATGTAGAAATTGCATTGAAATGCGGTCCTCTCAAGGCATCCCATGTATTTAGGTCAGTGAACGATTAGCATAGAGTTGGCCTGAGGCAGTTCCTCATGCTATGGTCTAAATTAAATTATGTGTCAGGCATATGAACATAATATTGTGTGCTTTTCCACATAACAATGAGCTGCATGTAGTGATTTACTGCAATTACGTATCACTTAAAT includes the following:
- the LOC106584788 gene encoding serine/arginine-rich splicing factor 7 isoform X3; amino-acid sequence: MSRHGRNGGDAKVYVGNLGTGAGKGELERAFGYYGPLRTVWIARNPPGFAFVEFEDTRDAEDAVRGLDGKLISGSRVRVELSTGMPRRSRYERAPTNRPFDSNDKCYECGERGHYAYDCHRYSRRRRSRSRSHTRSGGRRYSRSRSRDRGRRSRSFSPRRSRSPRRSRALTPKRSRSRSKYRSRSRSLSRAKTSHSTSRSPRRGDSSERED
- the LOC106584788 gene encoding serine/arginine-rich splicing factor 7 isoform X2 translates to MSRHGRNGGDAKVYVGNLGTGAGKGELERAFGYYGPLRTVWIARNPPGFAFVEFEDTRDAEDAVRGLDGKLISGSRVRVELSTGMPRRSRYERAPTNRPFDSNDKCYECGERGHYAYDCHRYSRRRRSRSRSHTRSGGRRYSRSRSRDRGRRSRSFSPRRSRSPRRSRALTPKRSRSRSKYRSRSRSLSRAKTRSGSPTRSHSTSRSPRRGDSSERED